The genomic segment attttttgatgatttttatctgatttaatagTATACGggtttaataaaaatctaaatgtTCCTAATTTGGTTTAAGTTTGATTCGGATATATACCtggataaaaaatttaatagtgaaatcataattatttaaaatattcacaaatttactaaaaccaaaccaatttaaatttgaattatattgaCAAATATgaccccgcacgtatgtgcgggtccgaacctagtatTATATATAGCACAAACATTGAAACATATAGATAAAAAGTGTGATATGAGTTTGTGGAATCCATGTTATCCTATTGTCTATCAATTGTGTGGGGTTACGAGAGGACTCTGTTTGATTCCGAATCCAGAGCTAATAAGTTGTCAAAAATGAATCTCAGCGAGATTCTCTTTAAGTCATGTCAacttaatatatgtttgtttcagGTGGTAGCACATCTTGTTTCCGATTGCTCAGAACTATATGCaacaaaatgttttgttttataaacatCTCTAACATAATtttcatagaagaaaaaaaacacgaaGAAATTAAAACATTGCTTTAAGAAAACTCATCAAAAACCTTCATAATACCATCGAGAGAACGCACCGTACCATCAGAGAAGATCAAAAGATCATCAGCGAAGCTGAGATGAGTTAGTCCAATATTCTTACAGCGAGGATGGTACCCGAACTGACGTGAAACAGCAGCTTCCTCCAGCTTCTTTGATAGCACATCCATAACGATAACAAACAGATAAGGCGAAATAGAACAACCTTGCCTTAAGCCTCGTTTGCTGGTCTCTCGGATGCTATCCAGCAAGAGATAGAAGCTCGGTTCTCATTTGCGGTGGGTACTCTACCAGTTCGCTATTTAGGACTTCCCCTGGTCATTAAACGTTTAACCTCAACAGATTATCTCCCCTTGATCGAGcacatgaaaaagaaaatttgctCATGGCAAGCACGTTTCTTATCATATGCGGGGCGGCTCAATCTTATCACCTCGGTACTATGGAGTGTATGTAATTTTTGGATGGCTGCTTTTCGTCTCCCACGGGAATGCATAAGATCGATGGAACAACTCTGTTCGGCGTATCTGTGGTCTGGTGCGGATCTTAATACTAATAAGGCCAAAGTAGCTTGGGTGGATATTTGTAGACGGAAGGGTGAGGGAGGCTTGGGGTTGCGTTCTCTAAAAGAGGCTAATGATGTTAGCTGTTTGAAGCTTATTTGGCGCATTCTATCTTGTGAGGACTCGTTGTGGGTTAAGTGGGTGCGACAATCTCTCCTGAAGGGTTCCTCTCTCTGGGCAGTGGAGGCCACACAGTTGGGATCTTGGATGTGGAGGAAGATCTTAAAATATCGGGATGTAGCAAAGACTCATACAAAAAATACAGTCAGAGATGGTGAGAGAACATCATTTTGGTTTGATGATTGGTTGGGTATGGGCCGTCTTGTGGAGATTGGGGGGGTTCGAGGACCTATAGATATGGGGATTAGTCGCACAGCAACAGTTGCAGACGCTTGGAACCGCCGTCGAAGAAGTCACCGTACGGTACACTTTAATGCAATGGAGGATGCATTAGCAAAGCAGTTCGCATCAAGGCAGTTGGCAGCGGATTTGGTCCTATGGAAGGGGAGAAATGATGTATTCCGGTCCAGGTTTTCCACTAAAGACACCTGGAATAACATTCGAACACATTCGACCATAGCTACTTGGTGTAATGGGGTCTGGTTCCGTCATTCGACTCCCAAATActctttttgtgtttggttggcTGTTCAGAACAAGCTCTCAATAGGGGAACGGTTACTGCAGTGGAATAGGGGAGCTGATGCCACTTGCGCCTTCTGTCACAGTGCGGTTGAGACGAGGAACCACCTCTTTTTTTCCTGTGCTTTCACTGCTGCAATATGGGAAGATCTGGCAAAGTCTATCTTCACATCTCGATACTCTACAGATTGACAGCTTGTTATTGACTCTGTTTCGGCTCGTTGGCCAGACAGTACAGCAGAGTTTCTTGTGCGATATATACTGCAGGTTGTTATTTACACCATCTGGCAGGAGCAGAATAATCGTCGTCACGGCGCCAATCCCATCCCCCAGGCTCAGCTTATACATCAGATCGACCGCCATGTCCGCAATCAGCTCCTAGCCATACAGCTCGGTGGTGATACAAGATATGCGGATGGTCTGCCACTTTGGCTTGCATCACGATTTAGTTCCTGATTTTTTCACCATATTTTAACTTAATGTAACACAAACGTTGCACTTGATGTAAAAacgttattttctttttgaaatctaatttaacatttgttttcaaaaaaaaaaaaaaaaaaNNNNNNNNNNNNNNNNNNNNNNNNNNNNNNNNNNNNNNNNNNNNNNNNNNNNNNNNNNNNNNNNNNNNNNNNNNNNNNNNNNNNNNNNNNNNNNNNNNNNNNNNNNNNNNNNNNNNNNNNNNNNNNNNNNNNNNNNNNNNNNNNNNNNNNNNNNNNNNNNNNNNNNNNNNNNNNNNNNNNNNNNNNNNNNNNNNNNNNNNNNNNNNNNNNNNNNNNNNNNNNNNNNNNNNNNNNNNNNNNNNNNNNNNNNNNNNNNNNNNNNNNNNNNNNNNNNNNNNNNNNNNNNNNNNNNNNNNNNNNNNNNNNNNNNNNNNNNNNNNNNNNNNNNNNNNNNNNNNNaaaaaaaaaaaaaaaaaaaacattgctttaAGAGATGTTGGGTTTCGAGTGAGGACCATTTACAAGTACTATATAAACCAGAATAgaggagaatttttttttctccctatATCGAAGAATAGCATATTTGGCATCTACAGAAGATTACAGATTTGCAGAATTCCCATGTGGAAGCTCAACCAATCTGATGTTACGTATAGCCTTTGGAATTATGTAAAGTGTTTACCTTTTTGtccacatatatattaattacaatcAAAAGGTGGTCTTTCTACATCTTATTGGTGTGGATAACTCTTAACACATCTATCTAATAGGGTCCAAATGGTACTATTGAGGAGAATTGATGGAATAGAAGATGAATGATATTTGGTTTAAGTAACAATTAAATGCAACCCATTTTACTCAGTTTaacatacatttttcttttaaaaatgtaacGAGTTACGGCCAAAATTTGTGTATAAACAATGAAAGATCACTTTCAGAATATCATTTTCAATGTCAAGTTGTTTGCATActtaaaaattaatcattttttctttccaataaTGATGGACCGCCTATGGCCGATATATGcatttgtgtatgtgtgtggtCCAATTCACATCACATGCCAATCAAGCTTATCATATGATAGGAAATGCcaaatttacattatatatttttccactaaatacatattaaaatatccATACGTTACATACACAATGAATTCAGATATAGTTATGGCCACAATGGTTCCAAACTAGGAAATGCCAAATATGGTATAAGTTTTGGTATTAAAAGAAATCGTATCTGTTGGTTCGATTtgattaaaacaaaccaaatcgaTCTGGTTTAACTGTTTATAAGTatgttaaaaactttttttaaaaacaaaacaaaccaaattgaaCTTAAACTAGATGAACCGAACTCAAGGTAACCGGTAAATCTGGTAATGCCAATAGCCAAATATGACTTGATGACGTAGCAGGTTTATATTTAAGTAATAAAACTATTGGGGtgaaattgaaatacttataaaGTTACTGCGGcccgataaaaaaaataaaataataagctttaataaaaatttaggCTTTATCTTGTCTTCTCTTCGACAGAGGAAGAAGGGCACGCGAAAGGGTTCTTCTTCGACTCTAGTGTTGCGTGAGAGAGTAAACTTACATCAGAAGCTTCTGCGTAACTTTccattaattaaacaaaaaaccaaaaatttactggaaaaaaaaaattgagaaaattcaTTGTAGAAGCGAAGTggtagaggaggaggaagaagaagaaagattgagagaatattaaatagttttagtGGTGGGAAGAGGGTTTCGTGAAGACGAGAAGTTTGATCCTTTTGGTTTTTTGGATAATTCCTTCGACTTTGACACTCGTCTCTTCACGCAATCGCGTTCGTTTCTCGTATCACgtctgcttcttttttttgcgTCTTCTAGGGttcgcttctcttcttctttttgttccttttattatagagaaaaccaaaaaaaacaaaaattggattCTGGGTACGTTCGAAGGCGAAGAAAGGGGGATATTTGATTTGGTTGgatatttgattttggtgaaaTTTGGGCTTAAATTTCGAGACTTTGAGGATTTTTCGTGGTGGGTACTTTTGAGCTAAACGCTGGATTCTGATTTTGTGTGTATCTCCCTGGGTTTTGAAAGGTCTTTTGTGATTACAACATATCAAAAAGCTCTGAGATTCGACAAGGGTTTTTGATGAATCTGGATTTTGTTGGTCAAGGATCGAAGAAGATATAGAAAAGTCCTCTTCTTTTACAGATTCGTGGTTTGTGATTCTGTGTTGGAAGGCTTTTGATTTGGCGTTGCTTTGCCTTTGGTGAAGTCACCTTTCTTATTTTGGCTGTGGGCTTTAGGGGGATTCTGCGGTTGAGGATTTTGTTGACAAGCTTTTTGGTGGTTAACGATGAGCGGAAGCTTCACTGGGAGTTTCGTCGATGATGGCAAGCTTCTTCTCTGTGTGGCTGAGAATGGCCACTCGTTTGAATTTGAATGCAGCGGGACTACTTCTGTTGAATCTGTGATGCGTTTTGTTGAATCTGTTTCTGGTATTGCCTTCTCTGATCAGCTGCTTCTCTCCCTGGATATGAAACTTGAGCCACAAAAGCTGCTTTCTGCTTTTGGGCTTCCTGCTAGTGACAGggaagtttttattttcaacaagGCTATGCTGCAAAGTAACTCTCATCCGCCATCACCGGAAGATGTAGATTTACAAGACATTGCTGACGCTTTACCACCGGCTTCATTACATGAACATCATCCCTTGGACGATGCATCAGATCCTGCTTTAAAGGCTTTACCTTTGTATGAAAGGCAATTTCGGTACCATTTCCATAAAGGCCGCACCATCTACAATTGCACGGTTGTGAAGCATGAGAACTGCGACAGGTTAACCAGAGAGCAAAAGGTACAACAGCGGGCTGTTGAAGTTGCTACGCGGAATCTGGAACAGTATTACAGGGTGATCTATCAGAACTTTCTTGAATTTATGAAGCGTTATAAGCATCAACACCGCCTCCACTCTGATTTGCTGATGAACTTTGGAAGGGATATTGAGAAACTAAGGTCAGCTAAGATTCACCCTTATCTTCAAACTGATTCAAGGAAATGCTTATTGGATTTTGTCAAGGAAGATAACCTCAAAAAGGCTGTAGAGAATTGTGCTAGCTCTCACAGGCAATTTGAGAATAAGATTGCACAGTTCCAGCAGATGTTTGTCGAAGTCAAGCGCAAGGTGGAGGAGTTGTTTGCTTGCAGGGCTTCCTTATCAATGAAGAACTTAGAAGGGACTGTTAAAGATCATGAGCGGTTCATTGATGAGGAGAAGAGCATAATGCAATCCCTCAGGTTTGTCCATTTCGTTAACTTGGAACACCTTTTCGTTCGTCTCCGTTGGGAATTTGATGTTGTTTAGTGGTCAATTCAATTGATGAAGAACTTTTCATTTTACACAATTGAAATTGCTGTTATCTGACTgtgttttattataaatcttGAAACAGCAAGGATGTCAATACGGTTAAGAAACTTGTGGATGATTGCATGTCTAGCCAACTTACCTCATCCCTCCGTCCCCATGATGCTGTTTCAGCCCTGGGTCCTATGTACGAAGTGCATGACAAGAATCACCTTCCCAAAATGCAATCTTGCTATAACTCGATTTCAGAGTTGCTAGATTTCTGCAAGAAtaagaagaatgagatgaacaactttgtacaCAGTTACATGCAAAAGATAACGTACGTCACATATATCATCAAAGATGCTAAGTTACAGTTTCCTGTTTTTAGAGAGGCAATGGTGCGCCAGGATGACTTATTTGCAGACTTGAAGTTAGTCCGTGGTGTTGGCCCCGCTTATAGGGCCTGTCTTGCAGAGGTGGTGAGAAGAAAAGCCTCTATGAAGCTTTACATGGGCATGGCTGGGCAATTGGCAGAGAAGCTTGCTATGAAGAGGGAAACAGAGGTCAGAAGACGTGAGGAGTTTCTTAAAACACATGGTTCCTTCGTACCTCGTGACGTGTTGGCTTCAATGGGTTTATTTGATACTCCCACTCAGTGTGATGTCAATCTCGCTCCTTTTGATACCAGTTTGCTAAATATTGAGATCGCGGATGTTGATCGATATGCTCCTGAGTATCTAGTTGGGTTACATTCGAAGGTTGCATCCTTAAGAAGTTCACTGACCATGTCTAGTGATAGCTCGCTTTCTGCTGAGCCTGATGAGATAGGTTTAGACACTTTCGACAAAGACAATTTTGATGATATCCTAGCAGCCTCTGAATTAGTAGAGATAGCTGGGACCAGCAAGATGGAAGTTGAGAATGCAAAACTAAAAGCTGACCTTGCTTCTGCAATCTCTCGGATCTGTTCATTAGGCCCACAATTTGAATATGATTTAGTGGATGAAAGTGAAGTAGAAAATTTGATGAAAAATGCTGCAGAGAAGACAGCAGAGGCATTGCAGGCCAAAGATGAGTATGAGAAACATCTTCTAATTATGCTCAAGGAAAAACAAAGGCACTGTGATTCATATGAGAAGCGCATCCGTGAACTGGAACAACGTCTTTCTGATGAGTATCTGCAGGGACAGAGACATAATAATAAAGATGCATCTGGCTTGAACCTTATGGATGCAAAAGTTAGTGAATACAAAGTAGAAGCTTCATGTGACGTGGAAGGAAATAAAACTCATGTATCTGGTTCAGAACCCATGGATGAGGTCTCATGTGTTTCAAACCTTACTAGCAAGCAGCCATGTAAAGCTCGGGAAGGTATGGATGAGAATATGGTCGATTCCTCTCAGGTGCTCGGTCATCCGCTTGACTCATCGATGCTGGAAAGCCAGCAAAACCATGAGAAAGGTGGAAAGGATAATGTGGCAGGGGAAATGGGTGTGTTTCTAAGTACTAGTTCGACAGCAGAGAGCCCAACGAAATCTTTCGATGATAATGCGGCAACTGGCAGAGGTTTAGATGCCAAACACAGTGATGGTATTATCTTGGAACTTAGAAATGAGCTGATGGAAAAGTCCAATAAACTGAGTGAAACAGAGTCCAAGCTAAATAGTGCTATGGAAGAGGTATCCAATTTGAGCAGAGAGTTGGAAACCAATCAGAAGCTTCTTGAAGAATCCCAGGTTGGCAGATTTCATTTTTGGCTGTTTCTCCTATCTTTCCAACTCTGATATCTATTAATTGCATTGTTAGACTAGGagtttgtcttttctttttgttatgttatCTTTACACCATTTTCTGTCACTCTTTTGGTTGCTGGTATTATTTTTGTCCTAGATGTCTAATTTGTAGTATCCAAGGTGCTAATATCAggttaaatatgatttttagtAATGCCAACCAGTTCCAGGAGTCTTAGATCGAGGCTTTCCTGAGATCTTGGTTTACACCAATAACTCAAATTGTGGGAGTTCTTCGCTTCAATCATTTAGTTACTAAAACATTGAACAATTTTATGTCTGTGATTTGACAGACATTTCACCTAAAAAATCTAGAGATACAATAAGCATGGTTCTGCTATTTCACCAGATAGCTTCTGTACATTGCATATAATAGTAACCTTATTTCCCCGTAAGTGTTCCCATTGATGTGGTAAGTATTGCTATTTTGGATGTAGATGAACTGTGCACATTTGGAGAACTGCTTACATGAAGCAAGAGAAGAAGCCCAGACCCATCTTTGTGCTGCTGATCGTAGAGCTTCTCAGTATAATGCACTTCGTGCTTCAGCTGTGAAGATGCGAGGTCTCTTTGAAAGATTCCGGAGCTCTGTCTGTGCTGGTAATGGGATTGCTGATTTTGCTGACTCCTTGCGAACTTTGGCTCAAGCTTTAGCCAAGTAAGTTCCGTCTGTACTGCTTCCCAAAGCGATAACCTTAGTCCTTTCTCACTTGTGTATATGACAGTACTTATGCACTTTTTAAGCTCTTGTTCTGAAAATGTTTCTCTGGATTTGCGTTTCTTCCACTTGGGAATTTCACAGCTCCGTtaatgaaaatgaagatgatggtaCTGCTGAGTTCCGGAAATGCATCCGAGTCCTGGCAGACAAAGTTAGCTTCCTCTCCAAACACCGGGAGGAATTACTGGAAAAGTGCCAAAATCTTGAAGCTACAAGTGAACAGACAAGAAAGGACttggaagaaaagaaagagatggtGAAAACATTGTACGCTAAGCACCAACTTGGGAAGCAGGTAGACTCTTGTTATCTCTAGTAACAGTCATGGTTCTTGCAGCAAatgttctctttctttcacacatttataatttagtaCTGAATGAGAAAATTGGTTAACTTCTTGTGGTGACAggcaaataaggaaaagatatCATTTGGTCGTCTTGAAGTCCATGAGATAGCAGCATTTGTGCTAAACCAGGCAGGGCATTACGAGGCGATCAACAGGAACTGCCCAAATTACTATTTGTCTTCTGAATCCGAGGCATTGTTCACAGATCATCTCCCAAACCGGCCTACATACATTGTTGGACAGATTGTCCACATCGAGCGCCAATTAGTGAAACTGCCATCATCACTTTCAGCTTCTGCATCTCTCGAGGCGGGTAAGACGCATCATCTCGGCTCAGACCAGGTCTCGAGAACTCTGGCATCAAGTTCAATCTCAAAATCATCTTCAGCAACTACAACATCAAACCCTTATGGTCTCTCTTCAGGATGTGAATACTTCATAGTGACGATAGCAATGCTTCCTGACACTGCTATTCATCAACAAGCTTCCTGATCCTTCTGCTTGTTCTTAAGGCAGATAGATGTGATGGAAGAAACACCTCCccccaaaaaggaaaaaaaaaaaagtgtaaatacTTTGGATTCAAATGACACAATCTAAAACGAGACAGCCCCTTATATGATTTGTGGGTGTTGGGTGTCATTCGtcccgtttttttattttctaatttcttttattttatatctttcttctttatgtaCAGCTGATGATCACTGATCTTAGTTTATTCTTTTTATCCTTGTATATTACTCTGCTTTGCGTTAAATGCTGTAATAAAAAGAACAAGATAAGAGAAATAGTAAAGGTTTATTACAATAAATAACGAAATGCTTACGCCTCTGCAAACATCGTTTTATATTGGGAATAATCTACAGAAATTAATTAccaaaacatgttttcttcaaaTCCCTGTAAGGGTTGTAGTTACCAAAGAGATAAATttgatttacaagaaaaaaacagaaaagctACAAGTCCAGGTTCCTATATTTGCCAAATCCATAAAAGAAAGTCGAAATCTATAAATTATCTATTATATgcatcaccatcttcttctgaAATGTTGGACAAGAACTTTGGCAAGGATGTGATCCGGGGCAGGTGTAATAGCAGATCACCGAATGAGTCTTTCCTTAACATACCCTGTGGTTTGCTGCTAGAAGCTGGATCAATACCTCTGTTGTGGTCAGAAACAATTCCCTTCGGATCATTGGGTTCAGACTTCAATCCAACCGAAATCTCAGTATTGGGCTGTGAGCTTACAGTGACGTTGGGGTCCTTGTACAAGAGGTTGAATAAAGAGTTAACCCTTGGCATAAGAGACCTCTCATCTGGTGCCTCGAACTGGATATTATCACTTAGCAACTGCTGTTTCATGATCTCAAATTTCTCCACATGTTCTGGATGACTTCCACCAGCAGGATCAGAAAGCAGTCCAACGAAATCGCTCACTGACATAGATTGGTGTAGTCCAGGTACTTTGATCTGATCTGAATCAGTTATATTTCTTGAATCAGATAAAAATGCAACGAAATCACTAACTGACATAGAGTGGTCTAGTCCAGCTACTTCTCCAGCCAGACTCGAATCCGCTGTGTTTTTTGAATCACAGAGAACTGAAAGAAAATCACTCAGCGACATAGATTGATGTAGTCCAGGTGCTTCGATCTGACCACAATCCGTTCTGTTTCTTGAATTGACTGCTTCAGAACCCCCTATTCCTTCATTTGCACGAGCATCTATCACTACAAATGAATGAAGCAAACAGACCCCAATAAGAAATTTACAATCTTAATCTGGTTCAACAAAAGTGAGAATGGAAAACTATATTCAAATAAGGAGCTACGAAAGCAAGCTGAACGAACGGTTACTACAATACCTGAGCTGGGTGATGGTGCTTCATGAGACAGATACATATGCTCAGATGACGACTGAGCCCCAACAGGAGATGCTAAATTATGAGTCCCAGAGATTGCAGGACCTGTGTTAAGATTCAAATTCCCAAAAGGATGGCCTTTTGATTCATTTGGATCCTCAAAAATTGATTGCCGTGCATCAAAGTAGGGAGAGTCCATAGCTATCTCCGGCTGTCGGCTTAGATGGAACAGACGATGGTCACATTGAACAAGCTTTTCGAAATGTTTGTTCATTATCCCTTGAGCACACTGCAGAAAATGCTGCCTAACAGATCACAAGGAGATTATCATTAGCTGAAGTAGGACATAAAcaatttattcagaaaaaaattacatgaaatCTTTTCCTCATAAGAACAGAGGACACAGGAAATGCATGTACCTGTTCATGCTGGCTTGGCCATCAGTAAAATCTGACGTCGCCTGCCACAAAGTATGTTTTCTAGGCTGTGGGTTTGTTTCCCGGAAAAATAAGGGCTGTCTAGCAAGCTGAAACATAAAGTCACAAGTGATTAAAGTTGAACAAGAGCAATAGgttgggaaaa from the Camelina sativa cultivar DH55 chromosome 12, Cs, whole genome shotgun sequence genome contains:
- the LOC104730226 gene encoding autophagy-related protein 11-like — translated: MSGSFTGSFVDDGKLLLCVAENGHSFEFECSGTTSVESVMRFVESVSGIAFSDQLLLSLDMKLEPQKLLSAFGLPASDREVFIFNKAMLQSNSHPPSPEDVDLQDIADALPPASLHEHHPLDDASDPALKALPLYERQFRYHFHKGRTIYNCTVVKHENCDRLTREQKVQQRAVEVATRNLEQYYRVIYQNFLEFMKRYKHQHRLHSDLLMNFGRDIEKLRSAKIHPYLQTDSRKCLLDFVKEDNLKKAVENCASSHRQFENKIAQFQQMFVEVKRKVEELFACRASLSMKNLEGTVKDHERFIDEEKSIMQSLSKDVNTVKKLVDDCMSSQLTSSLRPHDAVSALGPMYEVHDKNHLPKMQSCYNSISELLDFCKNKKNEMNNFVHSYMQKITYVTYIIKDAKLQFPVFREAMVRQDDLFADLKLVRGVGPAYRACLAEVVRRKASMKLYMGMAGQLAEKLAMKRETEVRRREEFLKTHGSFVPRDVLASMGLFDTPTQCDVNLAPFDTSLLNIEIADVDRYAPEYLVGLHSKVASLRSSLTMSSDSSLSAEPDEIGLDTFDKDNFDDILAASELVEIAGTSKMEVENAKLKADLASAISRICSLGPQFEYDLVDESEVENLMKNAAEKTAEALQAKDEYEKHLLIMLKEKQRHCDSYEKRIRELEQRLSDEYLQGQRHNNKDASGLNLMDAKVSEYKVEASCDVEGNKTHVSGSEPMDEVSCVSNLTSKQPCKAREGMDENMVDSSQVLGHPLDSSMLESQQNHEKGGKDNVAGEMGVFLSTSSTAESPTKSFDDNAATGRGLDAKHSDGIILELRNELMEKSNKLSETESKLNSAMEEVSNLSRELETNQKLLEESQMNCAHLENCLHEAREEAQTHLCAADRRASQYNALRASAVKMRGLFERFRSSVCAGNGIADFADSLRTLAQALANSVNENEDDGTAEFRKCIRVLADKVSFLSKHREELLEKCQNLEATSEQTRKDLEEKKEMVKTLYAKHQLGKQANKEKISFGRLEVHEIAAFVLNQAGHYEAINRNCPNYYLSSESEALFTDHLPNRPTYIVGQIVHIERQLVKLPSSLSASASLEAGKTHHLGSDQVSRTLASSSISKSSSATTTSNPYGLSSGCEYFIVTIAMLPDTAIHQQAS
- the LOC104730227 gene encoding uncharacterized protein LOC104730227 isoform X2 → MVEMRKSGGLRAESELAAKCRDELPVKLEIAEDDLEEEHAPFNKRSKLWSSGGSSSPMVPAKYNPLDEPSPLGLSLRKSPSLLELIQMRLTHCGDSKSETMQAGGAVGSGVKKESKGLAAASAASVGSSLAPGSIEKLKASNFPASLLKIGQWEYKSRYEGDLVAKCYFAKHKLVWEVLEQGLKSKIEIQWSDIMALKANCPEDGPGTLTLVLARQPLFFRETNPQPRKHTLWQATSDFTDGQASMNRQHFLQCAQGIMNKHFEKLVQCDHRLFHLSRQPEIAMDSPYFDARQSIFEDPNESKGHPFGNLNLNTGPAISGTHNLASPVGAQSSSEHMYLSHEAPSPSSDARANEGIGGSEAVNSRNRTDCGQIEAPGLHQSMSLSDFLSVLCDSKNTADSSLAGEVAGLDHSMSVSDFVAFLSDSRNITDSDQIKVPGLHQSMSVSDFVGLLSDPAGGSHPEHVEKFEIMKQQLLSDNIQFEAPDERSLMPRVNSLFNLLYKDPNVTVSSQPNTEISVGLKSEPNDPKGIVSDHNRGIDPASSSKPQGMLRKDSFGDLLLHLPRITSLPKFLSNISEEDGDAYNR
- the LOC104730227 gene encoding uncharacterized protein LOC104730227 isoform X1 codes for the protein MVEMRKSGGLRAESELAAKCRDELPVKLEIAEDDLEEEHAPFNKRSKLWSSGGSSSPMVPAKYNPLDEPSPLGLSLRKSPSLLELIQMRLTHCGDSKSETMQAGGAVGSGVKKESKGLAAASAASVGSSLAPGSIEKLKASNFPASLLKIGQWEYKSRYEGDLVAKCYFAKHKLVWEVLEQGLKSKIEIQWSDIMALKANCPEDGPGTLTLVLARQPLFFRETNPQPRKHTLWQATSDFTDGQASMNRQHFLQCAQGIMNKHFEKLVQCDHRLFHLSRQPEIAMDSPYFDARQSIFEDPNESKGHPFGNLNLNTGPAISGTHNLASPVGAQSSSEHMYLSHEAPSPSSVIDARANEGIGGSEAVNSRNRTDCGQIEAPGLHQSMSLSDFLSVLCDSKNTADSSLAGEVAGLDHSMSVSDFVAFLSDSRNITDSDQIKVPGLHQSMSVSDFVGLLSDPAGGSHPEHVEKFEIMKQQLLSDNIQFEAPDERSLMPRVNSLFNLLYKDPNVTVSSQPNTEISVGLKSEPNDPKGIVSDHNRGIDPASSSKPQGMLRKDSFGDLLLHLPRITSLPKFLSNISEEDGDAYNR